In Rosa chinensis cultivar Old Blush chromosome 1, RchiOBHm-V2, whole genome shotgun sequence, a genomic segment contains:
- the LOC112197344 gene encoding probable mannitol dehydrogenase, with translation MSNEQEHPRKAFGWAARDSSGVLSPFSFSRRESGEKDVTFKVLYCGICHSDLHMVKNEWGFSTYPLVPGHEIVGEVTEVGSNVQKFKVGDKVGVGCIVGACRSCDSCTDHLENYCPKQILTYSAKYYDGTTTYGGYSDIMVADEHFVLRIPDNLPLDCAAPLLCAGITTYSPLRYFGLDKPGMHVGVVGLGGLGHVAVKFAKAMGVKVTVISTSPNKKEEAVKHLGADSFLVSRDQDQMQAAIGTMDGIIDTVSAQHPLLPLIGLLKSHGKLVMVGAPEKPLELPVFPLLMGRKMVAGSGIGGMKETQEMINFAAKHNITADIEVIPIDYLNTAMERLAKADVRYRFVIDIGNTLKARS, from the exons ATGTCTAACGAGCAAGAACACCCCAGGAAGGCATTTGGATGGGCTGCAAGAGATTCATCTGGTGTTCTCTCTCCCTTCAGTTTCTCCAGAAG GGAATCCGGAGAGAAAGACGTGACATTCAAAGTGTTGTATTGTGGGATTTGCCATTCGGACCTTCACATGGTCAAGAATGAATGGGGCTTCTCTACCTATCCTCTGGTTCCCGG GCATGAGATTGTCGGTGAAGTAACGGAAGTAGGGAGCAATGTACAAAAATTCaaagttggagacaaagtcGGTGTTGGATGCATAGTTGGAGCTTGCCGATCTTGTGATAGTTGTACCGACCATCTTGAGAACTACTGCCCCAAACAAATACTCACGTACAGTGCCAAGTACTATGACGGAACCACCACCTATGGCGGTTACTCTGACATTATGGTTGCAGATGAACACTTCGTACTCCGTATCCCGGACAACCTACCCCTTGATTGTGCTGCTCCTCTCCTATGTGCCGGAATCACAACCTACAGCCCGTTGAGATATTTTGGACTTGACAAGCCCGGTATGCATGTGGGTGTGGTTGGCCTAGGTGGTTTAGGCCACGTCGCAGTGAAGTTTGCCAAGGCAATGGGAGTGAAGGTTACAGTGATCAGTACGTCCCCTAATAAGAAGGAGGAAGCAGTTAAACACCTAGGAGCTGATTCGTTTTTGGTTAGTCGTGACCAAGATCAAATGCAG GCTGCCATTGGTACCATGGATGGGATCATTGACACAGTTTCTGCACAACATCCTCTCTTGCCTTTGATTGGTCTGTTGAAGTCTCATGGAAAGCTTGTCATGGTTGGTGCACCAGAAAAGCCTCTTGAGCTTCCAGTTTTTCCTTTACTCATGG GAAGGAAGATGGTAGCTGGTAGCGGCATTGGAGGTATGAAGGAGACACAAGAGATGATCAATTTTGCAGCCAAGCACAACATAACAGCAGACATCGAGGTCATCCCAATTGACTACTTGAACACTGCCATGGAGCGCCTTGCCAAAGCAGACGTCAGATACCGTTTTGTCATTGACATTGGAAACACACTGAAGGCTAGATCTTAA